One segment of Alistipes finegoldii DSM 17242 DNA contains the following:
- a CDS encoding LPD29 domain-containing protein: MKNDSNNAAKQMIARYPDLKPYPKSAAENLRRELRAVFPQITFSVRYKSFSGGDEITVSYEDGPKVEEVEAIANKYAYDSSQCDAMTDYYDYRPTEFTRIFGGAKFVLIRRDMSDRVRADLCCKAVEIAPDLADGRNVRREELFSPGEMCASVELFEATRGLCWVSADSIARNLFNKMSFA; this comes from the coding sequence ATGAAAAACGATTCTAACAATGCAGCAAAACAAATGATTGCCCGGTATCCTGACCTGAAACCGTACCCGAAGAGTGCCGCGGAGAATCTGCGCCGCGAATTGCGGGCCGTATTTCCGCAAATTACATTCTCGGTTCGTTATAAATCTTTTTCCGGAGGTGATGAGATAACAGTATCATATGAAGACGGGCCAAAGGTTGAAGAGGTCGAGGCGATCGCTAATAAATACGCCTATGATTCGAGTCAATGCGATGCTATGACCGATTATTACGATTACCGTCCAACGGAATTCACCCGAATTTTTGGCGGTGCAAAGTTTGTGCTGATTCGCCGAGATATGAGCGATCGTGTACGTGCCGATCTGTGTTGCAAAGCGGTAGAGATCGCTCCGGATCTGGCCGACGGTAGAAACGTACGGCGCGAAGAGCTTTTTAGTCCTGGCGAAATGTGTGCCAGTGTCGAATTATTTGAGGCTACTCGCGGGTTGTGCTGGGTTTCAGCCGATTCGATAGCCCGTAATTTATTCAACAAAATGAGTTTTGCGTAG